GAAGCATCGCATTAGCGTGAGCGACGGAGAGCTGCTGAGCCTCAGTACGCAGGAATACAAGAAGTTTATGGCTTCTGCCAAGAGGTCTACCAATGCAAAGAATACGCAGATGGTGGAACGTGTTGGCCGTAAGTTGGCAAACGCTGTGGAAAGCTATCTGAGAAACAACGGATATGCCAACGAACTTCAGAACTTCCAATGGGAGTTCAACCTTGTTCAGGACAATCAGGCCAACGCATTCTGTATGCCCGGCGGAAAGATTGTAGTGTATGAAGGCTTGTTCCCATATACACAGAACGAAGCAAGTCTGGCTATCGTGCTCGGCCACGAGATAGCGCACGCCGTGGCTAAGCACAGCGCAGAGCAAATGACCAAGAAGCAGAATCAGGGCATCGGTACTGCAATTCTGGGCACGGTATTGAATTCTACGATGGGAAGTGGTGTCGGCGACATTGCAACCACGGTGGCAAATGGTGTGTTTACGTTCCGTAATGCAAGTTACAGTCGTTCAAATGAGAGCGAGGCAGACTATATGGGACTCATCTTTGCGGCAATGGCAGGCTATGATCCACAGGAAGCTGTCGGTTTCTGGCAGCGTATGGCTGCCTCAAAGGGTTCAGGTGCGCAGACTTCTCTGTCAAGTTATCTCAGCAGCCACCCGTCCGATGCAACACGCATCAAGAACATTCAGGGATGGATGCCTGAGGCTTTGAAATATTATCAGGCGAGTGGTGCTGCAAGCCCACGACCTGCAAGAACATTCACGGCGAAGAAGCCCGCAAAGCCTGCAAAGAAAAAGGGTTCTAAAAGACGTTAGGATTTAAGCGTCTGCGCAATAACAGGGGATTGCCACTGGCATTCAGGCTTTTCATCATTATGAAAATTCTGAATGCCGGTGGCGATTTTCTTTTAAAAAGTTGGCAGAACCAAATTCTTTTATTAATTTTACATTCGAAATTCAAGTGTTAATTTAAGCCATTATGACTATGATTGAATACTTCTCACAGAACCTGTGGTTGGCTTGGATGCTTGTAAGCATCCTTTGTCTCGTTTTGGAATTGACCAATGGCGATTTCTTCATTATGTGTTTTGCCATTGGAGGTGTTGCGGCAGGCATTGTTTCCGCTTTCACGGATAGCCTTGCTGTTCAGATTATCGTGTTCTCCATTGCAACGTTGTTGAGCATTTCCTTCGTTCGTCCTGTGGCATTGAAATACTTCCATAAGGGCGGCGAGAGCCGGGTAAGCAATGCCGAGGCCATCATCGGGCGTGTGGGAAAAGTTACGGAAAGGATAGAGGCCGGCGGCTATGGCCGTGTGAAGATCGACGGCGACTATTGGAAGGCTGTGGCAAATACACGTGAGGCTATTGAAGAAGGTATGGCCGTAAGGGTGCTGAAGATGGATTCCATCATCGTAACGGTGGAAATAGCTTAGTTTGGAAATACAAGAATAAAATCATTAAAACTTAATATTTATGGAAATAGGAACTTATGTATTGATAGCCATCGTGCTGTTGGTAATTCTGTTTGCCAAGATGGCGATTGTGATTATCCCTCAAAGCGAAACACGCATTATAGAACGGTTGGGTAAGTATTACGCAACCCTTCAGCCGGGTATCAACATCATCATCCCTTTCATCGACCGTGCAAAGGAAATTGTTGCATTGCGCAGCGGGAGATACACCTATACGACAGTAATAGACTTGCGCGAGCAGGTGTATGATTTCG
The Prevotella sp. HUN102 genome window above contains:
- a CDS encoding M48 family metallopeptidase, whose product is MNKIKLLLMAIAIATLASCGSSSTVPLSGRKHRISVSDGELLSLSTQEYKKFMASAKRSTNAKNTQMVERVGRKLANAVESYLRNNGYANELQNFQWEFNLVQDNQANAFCMPGGKIVVYEGLFPYTQNEASLAIVLGHEIAHAVAKHSAEQMTKKQNQGIGTAILGTVLNSTMGSGVGDIATTVANGVFTFRNASYSRSNESEADYMGLIFAAMAGYDPQEAVGFWQRMAASKGSGAQTSLSSYLSSHPSDATRIKNIQGWMPEALKYYQASGAASPRPARTFTAKKPAKPAKKKGSKRR
- a CDS encoding NfeD family protein — protein: MIEYFSQNLWLAWMLVSILCLVLELTNGDFFIMCFAIGGVAAGIVSAFTDSLAVQIIVFSIATLLSISFVRPVALKYFHKGGESRVSNAEAIIGRVGKVTERIEAGGYGRVKIDGDYWKAVANTREAIEEGMAVRVLKMDSIIVTVEIA